The Micropterus dolomieu isolate WLL.071019.BEF.003 ecotype Adirondacks linkage group LG23, ASM2129224v1, whole genome shotgun sequence DNA window AGTATCTAAAACTGCCCATGGTGCTCAATGTTCGCTGGATCAACAGCGGAGAAGGCCACTTTGTGATAGCCCCCTCACCGCTCTCTTACATCCCAGTGCCAGGGTCAGGCTTAACAGACAAAATGAATTTCATCCAGAGGATCAAGAACATTTTTTTCTACAGCATTGTAGTGTTCCAGCAGAAATTCATGGTGGGGCCAAGCTATGATGCCATCTGTGATAAATATATCAAGGGTGGATGTGACATCATTTCGCTacttcaggaggcagacattTGGCTGCTCAGGTCAGATTTTGTGTTTGACTTCCCTCGGCCCACAATGCCAAATGTTATCTACGTAGGAGGGTTCCAGTGCAAACCAGCCCAACCTCTGCCAGCAGACCTGGAGGACTTTGTTCAGAGTGCTGGGCAGCACGGAGTCATCATCATGACTCTGGGCACTTGGGTTAAAGCTTTGCCAAAAGAGGTTGCAGTTGAAATTGCCAGCGTCTTTGCCAAGATGCCTCAGAAGGTAACACATACTGAGTGATTCACCTTTGCTATGTAAAATGTTTGATCCAAAGAAAGATATTCATGCAGTAATGAATCCATCAtaaaagcaatattttaatatatatatatatatatatatattttaaaatttaaagaaattgaTAAAATACTACAACTGGACAAATCAGTCCTCCAagtaatacataaaaaaaataaattgatttgtAGCCCTGTGATAGACTTGAAGCCTGCACAGGGAATCTAATgagtgagttttgttttgttttttggtatttccttctgctatttcctgttgtccccatCCCCCATCCCCATTCTCTTGCAGGtattgtcctttctctgtgtgtctgtttatgtggtGTTTCTGTTCCCCATCCTCATGTCTGTCCCCTgtctggcccggtgacaaataaatttaaataaataacaaaacagacaaaggagtatattaatactctcttgttaaagtaaaatctctctggcacaatatggtatccagctcctcatactctataccaggctgccaggcaggacaggtttaaaaaaaaaaacaaaaaaaagaaaatagatagaTTGATGACTTAAACACAGATTAAATCAAAGACACTGTGCAACACTTTACACTGCACTACACAATTTTTCACATCGTTTTAAACTTTGCAACACTACTGCACTAGTACACTGCTCAGCACTtgtattgtgttgttgttttcaaggttcttttatttaattcatcATCTTGGAAAGTGCTCactatataaaatgtattattattattatcactacTGTTATTACATAATGTACAACTGGTGTACAGATATAAAGTTAATTCATGATGATTCTTTTAATTTTCTGATCAGGTGATATGGAGGCACATAGGGGAGCGTCCCTCTACTTTGGGCAAAAACACCCTGATAGTGGACTGGATGCCACAGAAGGACCTCCTGGGCCACCCACAGACCAAAGTCTTTGTTGCTCATGGAGGAACCAACGGAGTCCAGGAGGCCATTTATTACGGGGTCCCTGTGCTCGGCATACCCTTGTTCTTTGACCAGTATGACAACCTTCTACGTCtgcaggagagaggagcagCAAAGATCATTCAGCTGGGTGATGTTAGTGGCCACAGTTTTGAGCAAGGTATTAACGAAGTGCTCCATCAAGAAAGCTACAGACAGAACATGCAAAGACTGTCACGTTTGCACAGAGATCAGCCAATGGCACCCATGGATCAGGCCATCTACTGGGTGGAGTACGTGATGCGCCATAAAGGGGCTCCTCACCTGCGTACAGAGGCCTATAAGATGCCTTGGTATTCATACTACTGTTTTGATGTACTGCCACTTTTGCTGACTGCAGTGACTGTACTGTTGTTTTCTACTTTGGCTGTTTTTAGGTCCCTATGCTGCAGAGGTAAAAGAAAGTCCAAAACCAAGCAACACTGATTAagtaatttgtttaaaaatactCTGCCATGAGTTCTTTAAATCATTGCATTTAGACAAAACcatacataattttttttaatctctttattatttataaagtcAGTTAATTTTGccatattaaatataaatactgtTAAACTAATGTAGAAGCTTTCctgtttcaaaataaattgttaaatggATCTGGACAGTTGTAAAATTCCCCAAAATCACTGGTGATATTTTTAGGTAAGGCTATAAGGGAAAACTTCCACTGTAACGGAGGGCAAATAAttctttaaaggagacctattatgcttttccatattttatgacttaccTACCTATCTCCTattctgaatgctctgtttaACAGCTTTTTCTACGAATGGCTCCGTAATACAACACATGGAGCTACACGGAGCCggtattccatatatggtcatttacTCGCACAGCAACGCTGAGTCTCatacactgtatataagaaTTTGACGTAGCCATCGTGACGTCACTCGTTGGTTTGTGTACTGGCGTTGGACTGGAGTTtggccgccatgttgattttttgcaaccagcggtaccggacgtgaccatatttggacaagacgtTGGAGCTAACGgctgtgtgtggagctagctagcttgcttagctaggtgcatctgtaattcacgttaactgtcattttaacagggctgacaagtgggctttgagagggtgGGGCTTAAAAAGAttggagcatctacagcttgtttcagacagaggctgaaatgaaggcctacatgaaagGCCAGTAAAAGGTAGAAAATTAGTTTTTTGAACCATGAATCATGCCAAGATGGcacacaggagtcacagaacaacAATATAGGACctgaaatgcagtataaaaggTCTCGTTTAAGTAATGAGCTTgtttagttttcagtggcctctagtggtgaggtttcaTATTGCAACCACTACCTCTCCTAGCATGTCCTCATGTGCGTGAtcgaactcatgagcgagccaaaacagacacactgaaGACAGCATTACATAAAATGTTACAGCAATATTTTCGTCAGCTTGATGTTCTTATTCATGCTCGTTGCATGATAAGATAATACACAGTATGCATTTAGCTGACagctttttaataattataacaataattgttgttatataacaataacaattatcaTAATTCTGAATAtgataaatgagattgttgccacagtTTAGTATAACAGACCACAGTAAGTAATGTTTATGTACTGAATGGGTCTTTCACTGTGGTGTTGTCTTGCTCCATTGTGttacattattgtatattatgtgggtcacataagTTACGGTATCGGCAAAATAcggtaaaacgacaataaatctaaagtGAACAGCACTACTGGTACTGTCGTACCACACAttctgtatatactgtaaatcattCCCTAGACATAGACATTcctactgtacatactgtataatccCACAACAGTAACATTTGCactactgtacatattgtaTAGTGTTGTACTGTTCATAGCCTGTATATACCTGTAGCAATAGATATTCACgtatacatatttttatatttatatatcattcATACCTTGCACTTGTATAATAATTTATCATATTCTATTTAATTACTGCTTAAGCACTTCTTGTTAGATGCTATCTGCATTTCATTGCTTTGTACCAGTGCCATGCGCAATGACAATAATgttgaatctaatctaaaattgttccacatttgctttgtactaATACATAATTTTTTCGggctaaaatcaacacataatactggtggtaaaaaacatttgaatatggATTGCGTTAGCTGGGGAAGTAATACGGCAAGCCATGTAACTATAGTATAGATAACATCAGCAACTGGTCACTGTTGCCCGGCATCTAACTTtagccaactaaaacacaaaaacaaatcattatatattttacatgatACAATAATGTTAGCCTATctgttgtagtgaacaacggtgtggatttgtgcattttacattgaataaatttggagctaccctaaattcctttctcctccccagagaagaaggggaggggtcaaagttgctttctctaagtgctatcccgaccataaaactggcacctttttgattccgaagctgataacgcggggcctgactgttaaactgacaaagggacacgaaccagccattggcatttccctaaacagcctgtggccccccacacacgtttccatggcaactcaccttattctttgttttattaccacatcaaaaaggaaaacccctgtctcacccaagtgtgacatggtccagacactgaactttcaatgtaaaaggactgcagtctccaaagactcaaagcatttaattaaatctttagttacttgattacgtttgcctctatttgagtagttatgttaactgttgttgctatctgttgttgatattagtgctgaaaagaagttacttgtgaagtgtttttattttcagcaagacactctttcatctaatgtaatcaatgcttgttcataatactttcctacaaaattcctttagaaatgatgacaaaggaatgttttactatactcttaatcgccagcttgaatttaaggatgaatcaacaatattcccagttcctaaggagagacgatctttgatttaatccaagctttcctcatgtaacctgagctcccccaagtggacgaaataagtattacatgccctcatcggaaatgccgttaaatgtataaatatcctgaccaataatgtgacaatNNNNNNNNNNNNNNNNNNNNNNNNNNNNNNNNNNNNNNNNNNNNNNNNNNNNNNNNNNNNNNNNNNNNNNNNNNNNNNNNNNNNNNNNNNNNNNNNNNNNttatttcttttgtttgttaaagttatcagtccgttaagttacactggactaattcaggaacgaccaagttccattttaagcctttttcgtcgagccaacttcaccgaggtcagaccaagccacgtggtctcgccagctacaacgaaggaaacctgaaaacagccgaattgccagacggaggaggcgttttcaatcagacacggaaaaccccggagaatccctagcaaaaagccaggatcgggcagctagcgtgggacccgtgcaacaggccaaaagcaggctgtcgacaagcagtaagacttaacacacgttctgtgatcagatgtccattttaaatCCTAAAATTAtggcattagtttactttaattagttcttctatgccgtatgagtcaaatgcttcccacaatcgaacctccaggctcattgttcagcaaatgtttatgttccctgtatccaaccatctttttatcaccttagttagagaataaattcactgtaatataatcaagagctgtgtgtgttgcctatttatagttcctgccaagagaattgacccttttgaaatgagactgactgactgatttaagataattgagcgattattaactaactgatcactagtaataattgtataattattcaaaactacctagaggtccggattataacaactccggtggtgctcttaacgaggaaattttgattttatgaatattaattcataattgggtatcaattctcataaatttattaaaatgcataactaaaatttttaggtctgctacactgTCCACTAGCATGAAAAAAGCGGTGGTCTCTCCATGGCTCAAACATCTTTCTGATGTTGACCGTGTTTTCGCCCCACATTGATCTGATTCTTGTTTTGCCTGACAGCTtcagcacaaaacatttttgtttgttttttatccttacgtggagtttgtgttgaaGTCTGTGTTTTTTTGGTGTTAGTTGCGGTGTTGCTGTGTAtacagttcagaatcagtaTGCAAGAGGTTCGGGTGCGCACATGAACATAAACCAACCATACTGAGTTAATCTTCAAGAACACATTTATGTACATCTAACTGGATGCCACAGAGTTTGTTTTAATGGCAAACTTTGAGATCAGTTATGTCCTGCTTGTTATTCTTTGTGTTTATATCAATCCATGTAAATGACATTATCTTCTAAACTAAAATCACTGCCAGTGAAAAGAAAAACCTCAATACTGAGTATGGAAAATACTATATTTTAAGAAAATAGATTGTATTAAAATTATTTCCCTTTCCTGAACAGTCCAAAAACCGATTCTTTGAAACAATCATCTCTCTTTGTTAAGCATAAGCTCCATGTATAACAGGAGTGAGGTTTTCTTGGTAAGTCCTAAAAGCtaaattaaaggttcagtttgGATCagttaggaggatctattgacagaaatgcaatataatatacttaactgtgttttcagtggtgtgttgGTGGTCAAATGGTGTGTTTACATAATAAACCCTTTTGTTCTTATTACCTTAGAATttgccatttctatctacatattCCCTTTACACGGACGTCAGCATGTTGTAACGGCACTACAGAGCGTGcttcgtcactacattgaatacatacGAAGAACAACTACAACAAGTAACAGTTGTGGTAAGAAGAACAACCACAACAAGTaacagtagtagaagtagtagtcgtagtagtaATAATCGACTGGgatattagaagtaagaaaagagaaatttggacaaattgAGCCCCACAAGttttatttagcacaagagccaacaAAGCGTGttggccaccgtagcttctcctgcgtgcttggaaagggagggctGAGTGGTGagtgatggtgcattcatgtgctgtcggaataataacaatatttttttcctcaacCTCTTGGAAACAGACACCTTCTAggtaaaataacatacccaaaatgaatcaggaataactcctcaaccattaggcctagatgcctATTCTCCTTTGATAGGTCAGGTTTAAATCAAGATGCAATAAAGggaaatatgatattttcatcctcgcctggtataaaatctatattttaatagcaatatcaccatcaaaaccatcattcTGTACATTATAATGCAACAGTACATCTTCTCCTATACCTGGAACACAACTgaaaactgtaaatttgatgaaaagaaactaataccacagttattacacaatctattaaaaatataccaggcgaatgtccatgttttggccatatactgtttacatgttcacttttattgggagttttcttcataacactatttctgtccatataACCATGTTCCAAAGAACATAACtgttccaaaacattgaaatattgataaaaacagtgaattttCATTAGAATTTCAAAGAACTCCCttgctttacaggcccacaactTGAGAGCTTACTACAGGGCTGTAAATGGGTTCTGTCTCTTTGTATTGAGCAGATGAATCGTTTGATATATTGTCTGTGTAGCTACTACTGGTCGGTCGTTAGACGATAAAGACCAATTGTTCCAAAGCaacttctcctctcctgcagATTCTGGCGAGAAACAAAACTTAACAGCTCAGAGGTATTGTGCCAAAATGGCAGCTCCACagttatttttacacacaaacagctgtttttggactgaaaacagcgAAAACGACAAAAGTTGGTCAGCGGTTGTAACTGTATATCGGATATGGACCGCCGAATTACAGCCATTTTATTATTGAGACCTacttctattttaacccgcgcaagTTTTCTACCATTTACTGGTCTAACGACCCAGGAtcctcacagaccaatcgcatgtgctctaATCGTCTCAAGTGATGCTGCTCAgacaatcaaatctgtgcattccgataaGCATTGCAAGTCGAGTCCGCAACATTCACCAGagacattttggaaacacacacgaattgaggagacgaaagagaagagatttcacatggcttttaatcaacaatgcacagatttttacatgtacattcttcccacgggcagtttaaaaccaaaatatctCAAAGATCTCCAATCtgactgaacaagagaaagtagggaagTGGTAGCtatataagagggaatgaaagagaagagcaggcattacagctgttcatttattaagatgtgttgagtgtttattataaaattgatTAAGACTAGACTTCATCAATTCAAGCTactcctttttatttaatttttttctgaaattaagcactttattttggtttattaaaatttagaatttattattagaaagtattatttattatccttccagttttatgtgttttttttgttagctTGATTAGATTAATTAGATTAAATTATGGCAAGTAGGTTTATTATTGAATGTAATAgaggtttttaaatgtgttgaaaagTTACTTTTGCAACTGCAATAATGGCTTTACTAAATACAAATGTGTTCTGTTCCCGTTACGTATTATATACAGCTTGTATGTTAACGTAAGTAAATACCCAGCCAAACTCAATTTTCACG harbors:
- the LOC123963337 gene encoding UDP-glucuronosyltransferase 2C1-like; translated protein: MALHRVFGILVFLSVCLISFTPSCDGGNILVYPLDGSHWVNMKILLEELHARGHNLTVIRSSTSWYIPEKSPLYTSITFTTTEGLEDFFEVYVQKIMRAQREEASALTFFKLTKDFLSAIYKGHSWALQVFNDEKMIKSFMDSQYDLVLTDPGIAAGVVLAKYLKLPMVLNVRWINSGEGHFVIAPSPLSYIPVPGSGLTDKMNFIQRIKNIFFYSIVVFQQKFMVGPSYDAICDKYIKGGCDIISLLQEADIWLLRSDFVFDFPRPTMPNVIYVGGFQCKPAQPLPADLEDFVQSAGQHGVIIMTLGTWVKALPKEVAVEIASVFAKMPQKVIWRHIGERPSTLGKNTLIVDWMPQKDLLGHPQTKVFVAHGGTNGVQEAIYYGVPVLGIPLFFDQYDNLLRLQERGAAKIIQLGDVSGHSFEQGINEVLHQESYRQNMQRLSRLHRDQPMAPMDQAIYWVEYVMRHKGAPHLRTEAYKMPWYSYYCFDVLPLLLTAVTVLLFSTLAVFRSLCCRGKRKSKTKQH